A region of the Burkholderiales bacterium genome:
GAATCCGGCCATGGTGAGCGGCTGCGGCGAGCGCAGCTCGGCTGCGCAGAGCGCAGTGCGCGGCCTGCCGAGTGCCGCGAGATGCGCTTCGATGGCGGCGAAGCCGTGCAGCAGGGGAAGCGGGCGCGCGAAACGGACCCGCTCGATGGCGTGACCTTCCAGCGCCTTCACCCCTTGGGAGTAGGCAAAGCCGCCTTTGAGAAACGCGAAACCGCCATCTGGAAACGGGATCAACTGCGCCATTGCGCCTCCACGGATGCGCGCCGGCGATCTGGTCGTGCCGGCGCTCGGTGCCGAATGCACCGCAGTCTGGAGCAAAATAGCGCTCCGTGGAAGCTCGCGATGGAGACCGCAACGACATGAAGACTACCCTTGTACCCGGCCTTGCGTTGCTGCTCGCCGCCGGCCCCGCGCTGGCGCTCGACGTCGAGGCCTACATCGATGGGCCGTTGCTCAAGCGCGAGCGGGTCATCGAGTTCGTCGGGAAACGGATCGGCGGGGCCGTGGCCAGGATGCCGGGCCTGGAAGAAGGCGGCCGTCATCGTCTGTTTGTCCGCGTGATCTCCGAGCGCACGGGACCCGGCAGCCGGTTCTCGTCGCTGGTGGACATCGAGTTGCAACGGCAGGTGATCGAGCAGGACACCGGCAACATCTATTGGGCGATGCTGCGCTCCGGGACCGCGTGGGGCAGCGTTCCCTCCGAGACGGAGTTGTGGCAGTGGATCGCCGATTTGATCGAGCAGAAGGTCAACCTCTGGCCCGCGCACTGAAGGGTCCGGAAGGCATCGGCACATGCGCCCCCCCTTGCTGCGTGTAGCCATCGCCGGGCTGGGTGCGGTCGGCAAGGTGGTCGCGCGCAAGCTCGACGCAGGCATGCCGGGGTTGACGCTGAGCGCGGTTGCGGTGCGCGATGCGCGGCTCGCCGAGCGCTTCATCCAGACCTTGTCGCGGCGCCCGCCCGTCGTCGCGCTGGAGGCACTCGCGCAGTGCGCCGATATCGTGGTGGAGTGCGCACCAGCGCAGCTGCTCGCGCGGATTGCGGAACCGACCCTGGCGGCGGGAAAGAAGGTGGTGGTGCTGTCGGCGGGTGCGCTGCTCGCCAATCCGCAGCTCGAGCGCATCGCTGCACGCAACGGCGGGCAGATCCTGGTGCCGACTGGGGCGCTGATCGGGCTCGACGCGGTGCTTGCCGCCGCCGAAGGCCAAATTCACACGGTGCGCCTGGTCACGCGCAAACCGCCGAAGAGTCTCGAAGGCGCGCCCATGCTCGTCGAGAAGGGCGTCGACCTGTCGGATCTTCAGGCGCCCCTCAAGGTGTTCTCGGGCAGCGCGCGCGAGGCGGCGACCGGTTTCCCGGCCAATCTCAACGTGGCGGCGGCGCTCGCGCTCGCCGGAATCGGTCCCGAGAGGACCGAAGTGGAGGTCTGGGCCGACCCGGCGGTCACGCGCAACACCCACCACCTCGAGGTCGAGTCGGATGCGGCCCGCTTCAGCATGACCATCGAGAACATTCCCTCCGAGAATCCGAAGACGGGGCGCATCACGGCACAAAGCGTGGTTGCCTTGCTGCGCAAGCTGACCGCGCCGGTTCGCATCGGCACTTGACCGGACGCGCGCTCAGGCGATCGCGCCGCCGGGATGGCGGTCCTTGTTCTGGCGCTCGAACATCCAGCCAGGATATTCGGCCGGGAGTCGGCTCACTGCGTCGAGCGTCTGCAATTCGGATTGCGACAAGCGCAGGTCGGCTGCGGCGATATTGTCGGCAAGCTGGGCCTGCGTCTTGGCGCCGATGATCACGCTCGCCACGGCCGGCTGCTGCAGCAGCCACGCCAGCGCCACGCGGGCTACCGACACGCCGTGCGCCTGCGCGATCGGGCGCATGGCCTGCACGCACTTGAACGCGCGCTGCCGGTCCACGGGCGGGAAGTCGAAGGTCGTGCGCCGCGCATCGGGCGGGCCTTCGGCGCCTTCGGCGAACTTGCCCGAGAGCAGCCCGCCTGCCAGCGGGCTCCATACCAGAATCCCGAGCCCCTGATCGAGCGCGAGCGGCACGATCTCGCGTTCGATGTCGCGCCCGGCCAGCGAATAGTAGGCCTGGATGCTCTCGAAACGGCTCCAGCCGCGCCGATCGGAAATGGCCAGCGCCTTCATGATCTGCCAGGCCGCATGGTTGCTCACGCCGAGGTAGCGCACCTTGCCGGAGCGGACCAGATCTTCCAGTGCCCGCAGCGTCTCTTCCAGCGGCGTCAGCAGATCCTGGCCGTGGATCTGGTACAGATCGATGTGATCGACCTGCAGCCGGCGCAGACTGGCTTCCGCCGCATCCATGATGTGAGCGCGCGACAGGCCGACCTGGTTGGGGCCGGGTCCCATTCGGATCCGGACTTTGGTGGCGATGACCAGCTCGTCTCGCGGCAGCCCGAGACTTTTCAACGCCTGTCCGAGCAGTGCCTCCGAGTCGCCCTCCGAGTAGACATTCGCCGTGTCGATGAAATTGATGCCGGCATCGAACGCAGCCCTGACCTGGGCTTCGACTTCGGCAAGGCCGAGCTGGCCGATCGGCCGCCAGCGACCCTTGCCGCCGTAGGTCATGGTGCCGAGGCAGATTTCGGAAACGAACAGGCCGGTGCGGCCGAGCACGCGATAGCGCATGAAACCTCCGGTGATGGACTGTCTTGCGTTTGCCGCTCTTGCTTGGTTCTCGCTCCTCCCCGCTTGTGAACAGAGGCGCGGTGCAGCGCAGACCCCGTGTTTGGTTTCTCTTTATAGCGCCTTCCGAAAAGTGAGGTTGATCCGGCAGCGCCCGGTGAGTGGATCCACGCCGTCGGGCAGCCTGTCCACACCGTGGAAGAAGAGCCGCGCCGGCCCGCCCCACACGGCGACATCGCCGCTGGCCATCCACACGGGGCGGGGGCGGATGGTGCGGCGCGGTCCGCCGAACAGGAACCGCGCGGGCAGGCCGAGCGATACCGACACGATGGGAGCGGAGAAGTCGCGCTCGTTGCGATCCTGGTGCAGAGTGAGGCGCGTGCCGGGCTCGTAGCGATTGATCAGGCAGGCATCGGGAGCGAAGCCCGGAAACCCGCCGCACGCGGCGGCGCGCACGGCCAGGTCGCGCAACAGCTCCGGCATTGCGGGCCACGGCAAGCCGGTCTCCGGGTCGTATGCGACGTAACGGTAGCCGCTTCGATCGGTCACCCATCCGGCGTGGCCGCAGTTGGTCATCGCTACCGACATGCGGTTTCCGCCCGGCGTGACCATGTGGCGGAACGGCGCCTGTGCGGCAATCTCTCCCACCGCGCGCACCAGTGCGGGCGCCGCCTCCGCCGCGAAGCGGCGCAACACGATCGCTCCCGCGCAGAGTCGTTCGATACCCCGGCCGCCCTGGGCTGCGGTCAACGAGTCGCCGGTGGGCGCGCCGCGCGAGGCTCTCATGCCGCGTCGTGGAAGATGCACCTTCTCGTTCGGGGCTGCCTGCCGGGCGATCGCGGGCGGCGTCTCGGCCGTACTTCGCTGGCGCAACGCAGTGCTCATCGCCGTTCGCGTTCGAGCAGTGCTCGCTTGCGCTCCACGCCCCAGCGATAACCGGCGAGCGCGCCGTCGTTGCGCACCACCCGATGACACGGAATGGCCACGGCGAGCGGGTTCGCGGCACAGGCCCGAGCGACCGCGCGCGCGGCACGCGGCGCACCGACGCGCCTGGCGATTTCGGCGTAGGTGGCGGTGGCGCCGGGCGGGATCTTGCGCAGCGCCTGCCATACCCGCTGCTGGAACGCGGTGCCCCGCACGTCCAGCGGCAGATCGAGACCGATGCGCGGCGCTTCGACGAAACCGATCACCCGGGCGACCCATTGTTCGAAGTCGCGATCGCCGCCGGCCAGTTGCGCTCTGGGGAAGCGTGCCTGCAGATCGCGTACCAGCGGCTCCGGATCGCCGCCGAGCAGGATCGCACACACGCCTTTCTCGGTGGCGGCGACGAGAATGGCACCGAGAGAGCATTCGCCGACGGCGAAACGGATGCAAGTCCCTGCTCCACCGGCGCGAAAGCGCGACGGAGTCATGCCCAGCACCTCGGCGCAGGCGGCATAGAAGCGCCCGCTGGAGTTGAACCCGGCTGCGTAGATCGCCTCGGTCACGGTTTCGCTGCGCGGCAGTTGCGCGCGCGCACGCTGCGCCCGCTGCGCGTTCGCGTAAGCCTTGGGTGTCAGCCCGGTGAGGGCCTTGAACACGCGATGGAAATGGAACCGACTCATGCCCGCGGCCGCGGCCAGCGCCTGGAGCCGGGGCGGCTCTTCGGAGGCCTGGATCAGGCGGCAGGCCGCCGTGACCGCCGCCGCGTGCTGCTCGGCCAGTGCCGGCTGATCGGGGCGGCAGCGCTTGCAAGGGCGCAGGCCCGCCTGCTCGGCCTGCGCGCGCGTGGGATAAAAGCTCACGTTCTCCCGCCGCGGCAGTCGTGCGGCGCACGAAGGGCGGCAGTACACGCCGGTGGTAGTCACACCATAGTAGAACAGGCCGTCC
Encoded here:
- a CDS encoding aspartate dehydrogenase, which gives rise to MRPPLLRVAIAGLGAVGKVVARKLDAGMPGLTLSAVAVRDARLAERFIQTLSRRPPVVALEALAQCADIVVECAPAQLLARIAEPTLAAGKKVVVLSAGALLANPQLERIAARNGGQILVPTGALIGLDAVLAAAEGQIHTVRLVTRKPPKSLEGAPMLVEKGVDLSDLQAPLKVFSGSAREAATGFPANLNVAAALALAGIGPERTEVEVWADPAVTRNTHHLEVESDAARFSMTIENIPSENPKTGRITAQSVVALLRKLTAPVRIGT
- a CDS encoding aldo/keto reductase translates to MRYRVLGRTGLFVSEICLGTMTYGGKGRWRPIGQLGLAEVEAQVRAAFDAGINFIDTANVYSEGDSEALLGQALKSLGLPRDELVIATKVRIRMGPGPNQVGLSRAHIMDAAEASLRRLQVDHIDLYQIHGQDLLTPLEETLRALEDLVRSGKVRYLGVSNHAAWQIMKALAISDRRGWSRFESIQAYYSLAGRDIEREIVPLALDQGLGILVWSPLAGGLLSGKFAEGAEGPPDARRTTFDFPPVDRQRAFKCVQAMRPIAQAHGVSVARVALAWLLQQPAVASVIIGAKTQAQLADNIAAADLRLSQSELQTLDAVSRLPAEYPGWMFERQNKDRHPGGAIA
- the alkB gene encoding DNA oxidative demethylase AlkB; translated protein: MSTALRQRSTAETPPAIARQAAPNEKVHLPRRGMRASRGAPTGDSLTAAQGGRGIERLCAGAIVLRRFAAEAAPALVRAVGEIAAQAPFRHMVTPGGNRMSVAMTNCGHAGWVTDRSGYRYVAYDPETGLPWPAMPELLRDLAVRAAACGGFPGFAPDACLINRYEPGTRLTLHQDRNERDFSAPIVSVSLGLPARFLFGGPRRTIRPRPVWMASGDVAVWGGPARLFFHGVDRLPDGVDPLTGRCRINLTFRKAL
- the ada gene encoding bifunctional DNA-binding transcriptional regulator/O6-methylguanine-DNA methyltransferase Ada, with the protein product MNFPATNTTTDPERLSTDSERWAAVRRRDASADGLFYYGVTTTGVYCRPSCAARLPRRENVSFYPTRAQAEQAGLRPCKRCRPDQPALAEQHAAAVTAACRLIQASEEPPRLQALAAAAGMSRFHFHRVFKALTGLTPKAYANAQRAQRARAQLPRSETVTEAIYAAGFNSSGRFYAACAEVLGMTPSRFRAGGAGTCIRFAVGECSLGAILVAATEKGVCAILLGGDPEPLVRDLQARFPRAQLAGGDRDFEQWVARVIGFVEAPRIGLDLPLDVRGTAFQQRVWQALRKIPPGATATYAEIARRVGAPRAARAVARACAANPLAVAIPCHRVVRNDGALAGYRWGVERKRALLERERR